The genomic DNA CTCACCACGCTCGGCGGCCAGCAGCCGCGCTGACCGGTCACCTGGACCGCAGGGTGCGACCGCCGCGTCCGCGCCGAGGTTCGCTGGGCCGCCCACGTCGATCGCGGTCGTCCGGGCGGACGGCGCCGACGCCGGGCGGCCGCTCGATACGCGCCGCGGTCACTCCTGAAGCGCGAGATCGAAGTCCTCGAGCACCTGCAGGATGTGCGCCCTCATGCGCGCCTCGAGGTCGCTCGGACTCGTCTCGATCAGATCGATGACCTCGTGGTGCCGGTCGGCGGCGACGTTCTGTCGCGCCTTCTCCGCCCCGGCGAACATGATCGACATGCGCACCACCCCGGAGATCTGCTCCCAGGACTGCAGCAGCGGCTGATTCCCCGAGACCCGGCACAGGGTGCGATGGAACTCCACGTCGGCCTCCAGGCTCGCGTGGAGCGAACCGCCCTCGGCCTCGCGCATGGCCTCGAGCGCCCCGCGCAGGGCACTGAGTGCCGCGTCCCTCTCCGGACGAGGGAGGTCTGCCGCGGTCTGCACGGCCAGGGTCTCGAGGCTGGCGCGGACGCGGAAGGCATCGCGCACCGTGCGCGCATCCAGGGAGCGCACGTGGAGCCGCCCGCGGCCGTCGGTCACGGCGAGGCCCTCCTGCTCGAGCTGTCGCAGAGCCTCGCGCAGCGTGCCGCGGCTGATCCCGAGATCGCCGGCCAGGCGCACCTCCGCGAGATGCATGCCCGGCTCGAAGGTCCCCATCACGATCGCCTCGCGCAGAGCGACGAGCGCCTGGCTGCGGAGGTTGCTGACCTGGAGCGAGGGGAGTGCTGCTGCGGAGGAAGCCATCTGCGCATTGAATCGCGGCCGACCCGTTCTGGCAACTGTCGACAGACTGTTGTTGACAGTCCAACAGTTCGACTCGTAGGGTCCTGATCACCGCCGGGCGCCATCGCCATACCGGACGGACACAGAAGTCCTCGACGTCTCAGAGACGCACCGCCTTCCGCCGGCGATCCCGCGCGCAGGGC from Brachybacterium sacelli includes the following:
- a CDS encoding GntR family transcriptional regulator, which produces MASSAAALPSLQVSNLRSQALVALREAIVMGTFEPGMHLAEVRLAGDLGISRGTLREALRQLEQEGLAVTDGRGRLHVRSLDARTVRDAFRVRASLETLAVQTAADLPRPERDAALSALRGALEAMREAEGGSLHASLEADVEFHRTLCRVSGNQPLLQSWEQISGVVRMSIMFAGAEKARQNVAADRHHEVIDLIETSPSDLEARMRAHILQVLEDFDLALQE